One part of the Candidatus Methylomirabilis tolerans genome encodes these proteins:
- the glgP gene encoding alpha-glucan family phosphorylase encodes MEVERPTPRTIAYFSMEVALESALPTYSGGLGVLAGDMLRSAADLGLSMVGVTLLHRKGYFSQRLDEEGRQYEEPATWPVDQLLHLTESTCQVEIEGRPVTIRAWRYLITGTSGTIVPVFLLDTDLPCNDPYDRTLTDYLYGGDQRYRLCQEVILGVGGVRMLRAMGYTQVFRFHMNEGHAALLALELLAEALKQTPQQQEDAVDLVKRLCVFTTHTPIPAGHDQFPLDLAQRILDANHWKALHTLVQPLGCCTGSLHMTCVGLHLSNYVNGVTKRHSEVSRTLFPNLAIGSITNGVHSATWTAPAFRILYDRYTPDWREDSFCLRYALGMPLNAIRQAHDEAKQLLIKEINRRTDAAFDQHAFTIGFARRATAYKRPDLLFFDPERLRRISIQHGPLQVIFSGKAHPKDDEGKTLIQKIFRWAKELAPEVKIAYLPNYDLDLGLLLTSGTDLWLNTPQPPHEASGTSGMKAAHNGVPSLSVLDGWWLEVPLEGVTGWAIGSRDNGTFERRDDKDAEELYGKLEDTILPLYYGNPDHWAELMRFTIALNASFFNTHRMIQEYVTHAYRDR; translated from the coding sequence ATGGAGGTTGAGAGACCTACGCCGCGAACAATCGCCTACTTCTCTATGGAGGTCGCGCTCGAAAGCGCTCTGCCCACCTACAGCGGAGGGCTTGGTGTGTTGGCTGGCGATATGCTGCGCAGCGCTGCCGACTTGGGACTGTCCATGGTCGGTGTCACGCTCCTGCATCGGAAGGGCTACTTTTCCCAACGGCTCGATGAAGAGGGGCGCCAGTACGAGGAGCCGGCCACGTGGCCCGTAGACCAACTCCTCCACCTTACGGAGAGTACGTGCCAGGTAGAGATCGAGGGACGGCCGGTTACCATACGCGCATGGCGATATCTGATCACCGGGACGTCAGGCACTATCGTTCCGGTGTTCCTGTTGGATACGGATCTGCCCTGCAACGATCCCTATGACCGTACACTGACCGACTACCTGTATGGCGGTGATCAGCGGTATCGCCTGTGCCAGGAGGTTATTCTCGGGGTAGGCGGCGTGCGCATGCTGCGGGCGATGGGGTACACGCAGGTCTTCAGGTTCCACATGAATGAAGGCCATGCCGCCCTGTTGGCCTTGGAACTATTGGCCGAGGCGCTCAAGCAAACGCCGCAGCAACAGGAGGATGCCGTCGATCTGGTGAAGCGCCTCTGTGTCTTTACCACTCACACGCCTATTCCCGCCGGCCACGATCAGTTTCCCCTCGACTTGGCCCAACGCATCCTGGACGCGAACCACTGGAAGGCGTTGCACACTCTGGTACAACCCCTTGGGTGCTGTACCGGTTCACTCCACATGACATGTGTCGGACTCCATTTAAGCAATTACGTCAACGGGGTGACCAAACGACATAGCGAGGTGTCACGAACCTTGTTCCCGAACCTCGCCATCGGTTCCATCACCAACGGCGTACATTCCGCTACATGGACCGCTCCGGCATTTCGCATCTTGTATGATCGATATACCCCGGATTGGCGAGAGGACAGCTTCTGCCTGCGATATGCTCTCGGTATGCCCCTCAACGCCATTCGGCAGGCCCATGACGAGGCAAAGCAGTTGCTGATCAAAGAGATCAACAGAAGGACAGACGCGGCCTTCGATCAACATGCCTTCACCATAGGCTTCGCGAGGAGGGCGACCGCCTACAAGCGCCCGGATCTCCTTTTTTTCGATCCGGAGCGGCTCAGGCGTATTTCGATTCAGCACGGCCCGTTGCAGGTGATCTTTTCCGGGAAGGCGCATCCCAAGGATGACGAGGGAAAGACGCTGATTCAAAAAATATTCCGTTGGGCGAAGGAACTGGCGCCTGAGGTCAAAATCGCCTACCTACCCAACTATGATCTGGATCTGGGTCTGTTGCTCACCTCAGGTACTGACCTGTGGCTCAATACGCCACAGCCACCCCATGAAGCATCCGGCACCAGCGGGATGAAGGCGGCCCACAACGGGGTGCCGAGCCTCAGCGTACTCGACGGTTGGTGGCTGGAAGTGCCCCTGGAAGGGGTAACAGGCTGGGCAATCGGTTCCCGGGACAACGGGACATTCGAAAGGCGTGATGACAAAGACGCAGAAGAGCTGTACGGTAAGCTGGAGGACACGATCCTGCCTCTCTACTACGGCAACCCGGACCATTGGGCGGAGTTGATGCGATTTACGATCGCGCTCAATGCCTCTTTCTTCAATACCCATAGGATGATCCAGGAGTACGTTACGCACGCCTACCGAGATCGGTAG
- the bioF gene encoding 8-amino-7-oxononanoate synthase, producing the protein MLSTEDVKMRSACDVLHLRNNTVRSLQRELDSLKADGLHRWLRRVDSPQGSRIRVDGREAIHLAGNDYLGLACHPLLTQAACQAALQYGCAAASARLISGNYDLYPQLEEQLARFKQTEAALLFSTGYQANLGVISALMGSQDVVFSDALNHASIVDGCRLSRAQVRIFPHNDLITLERLLKQEISTGRRLIVVDGLYSMDGDVAPLREIVGLAERYDCMTLVDDSHGTGVLGETGRGTAEAMGVLGRIDIETGSLAKALGGFGAYVVGSRTVVEYLINRARPFIFTCALPPAVPATVLKALTIVDQEPQRRQRLWDNTRYMRAGLREVGFEVSPSGTQIIPLMVGEPERTMRFCQELLDRGVFAQGIRYPSVPRGTERIRLTVTAAHSKADLDAALAALAEAGRTLQLV; encoded by the coding sequence ATGCTCTCCACTGAGGATGTGAAGATGCGATCGGCCTGTGACGTTCTACATCTGCGCAACAATACGGTCCGGTCGCTTCAGCGGGAACTGGACAGCCTGAAGGCTGATGGCCTGCACCGATGGCTCAGACGGGTCGATAGTCCCCAAGGCTCACGGATTCGCGTAGACGGCAGAGAGGCGATCCACCTCGCCGGGAACGACTACCTTGGCTTGGCCTGCCACCCGCTCCTCACGCAGGCCGCCTGCCAGGCCGCCCTGCAGTACGGCTGCGCCGCAGCCTCAGCCCGTCTGATCTCGGGTAACTACGATCTCTATCCTCAACTAGAGGAACAGCTTGCCCGCTTCAAACAGACCGAGGCTGCCCTCCTGTTCAGCACCGGGTATCAGGCCAACCTGGGCGTGATCTCCGCCCTGATGGGCTCACAGGATGTGGTGTTTAGCGATGCGCTGAACCATGCCAGTATCGTTGACGGCTGTCGACTGTCGCGTGCCCAGGTCAGAATCTTCCCGCACAACGACCTTATCACCCTGGAGCGCCTGTTGAAACAAGAGATCTCCACCGGGCGACGGCTTATCGTCGTCGATGGTCTCTACAGCATGGATGGGGACGTGGCGCCCTTGAGGGAAATCGTCGGACTGGCAGAACGCTACGATTGCATGACGTTGGTCGATGATTCTCACGGCACCGGCGTGCTGGGCGAGACCGGGCGAGGTACCGCCGAGGCGATGGGCGTGCTGGGCCGGATCGATATCGAGACCGGAAGCCTCGCCAAGGCGCTGGGCGGCTTTGGCGCCTATGTCGTCGGGAGCCGCACCGTCGTCGAGTACCTGATCAATCGGGCCAGACCTTTCATCTTCACCTGTGCGCTGCCGCCTGCAGTGCCCGCAACTGTGCTCAAAGCGCTCACCATCGTGGATCAAGAGCCTCAGCGGCGGCAGCGACTGTGGGACAACACCCGGTACATGAGGGCGGGCCTGCGTGAGGTCGGGTTTGAGGTCAGCCCAAGCGGAACCCAGATCATCCCGCTGATGGTGGGTGAACCTGAGCGTACCATGCGCTTCTGTCAGGAACTTCTAGACCGCGGTGTCTTTGCCCAGGGGATCCGCTACCCCTCCGTGCCGCGCGGGACCGAACGGATCCGGCTTACTGTGACAGCCGCGCACAGCAAGGCGGATCTGGATGCTGCACTGGCAGCCCTAGCCGAGGCCGGGCGCACCCTTCAACTCGTGTAG
- a CDS encoding UPF0182 family protein, producing the protein MAQRNGSAGDLKGRQIALVLLLLVVLAVGGQTVPLYSDWLWFQEVKLTKVFVTMLTTQLTLAVAFGLTFAVLVYVNLYLASRFTTTDVLLEVEDRFGLPSRLVIEPYFRPLLIPGVLGLGVFSAFRAAAAWERYIRFANALPFDIQDPIFRQDVGFYVFKLPFLSFLYSWLLSSVILILLLTTMTYLLFRGIQLTTRGPIIARLARTHLLVLGALLFLIKAVGYRLDTYQLLYSPSGMVFGASYSDINASLPALNFLTILAIFVALLCLAQIFQRGWRLVLVGIGMLVLASLIGLGLYPSFIQRFRVVPNEIVAESPYITHNIHFTRQAYGLDRIDEREFPAEETLTREDLRRNDLTIKNIRLWDHRPLLTTYGQLQEIRTYYKFMDVDNDRYQIDGEYRQVMISAREMSQQHLPGRSWINEHLIFTHGYGVVLGPVNRVTPEGLPEFLIKDIPPVSTTPIKVTRPEIYYSEVANDYVIVKTQAQELDYPSGDKNVYSTYTGDGGVPLTTLGRKLLFASRFGTLKILLSQDLTMDSRIMYHRQISERVQKAAPFLSFDRDAYMVIAKDGRLFWIIDAYTISDMYPYSEPIRGVGNYIRNSVKVVVDAYNGSLSFYIADQTDPVIKAYDRAFPGLFQPLEAMPDDLKSHLRYPQGMFNIQARLYSTYHMQDPQVFYNKEDLWSIPAEMEPYHSIMRLPDETKEEFILLLPFTPNKKDNMIAWLAARSDPPNYGKLTAFNFPKAKMVYGPRQINARIDQDSFISQQLSLWSQRGSTVIRGSMLAIPIERSLLYVQPLYLAAEKGSLPELKRIIVAHGNSIAMEETLDGALARVFGGAARGPVTASLPSGAAALPQVDSSLKALAARAYDHYTRAQDLLRQGNFAGYGDEVKRLESALKELRTRAGK; encoded by the coding sequence ATGGCGCAACGCAATGGAAGCGCTGGTGATCTAAAGGGCAGGCAGATCGCCCTCGTACTGCTGTTACTGGTCGTCCTTGCGGTTGGCGGTCAGACCGTCCCCCTCTACTCCGACTGGCTCTGGTTCCAGGAGGTGAAACTCACCAAGGTTTTCGTCACGATGCTCACGACGCAACTGACGCTGGCGGTCGCATTCGGCCTGACCTTTGCGGTCTTGGTTTACGTGAACCTGTACCTGGCCAGTCGATTTACCACCACCGATGTGCTCCTCGAGGTGGAGGACCGGTTCGGACTCCCCAGCCGCCTGGTGATCGAACCGTACTTCCGTCCACTCTTGATCCCGGGCGTTCTCGGACTCGGCGTCTTCTCGGCATTTCGGGCGGCCGCCGCATGGGAACGTTACATCCGCTTTGCCAACGCCTTACCCTTCGATATTCAGGACCCGATCTTTCGGCAGGACGTCGGCTTCTACGTCTTCAAGCTGCCCTTCCTCTCCTTCCTGTACAGTTGGCTGCTCAGCTCGGTCATCCTGATCCTCCTGCTGACCACCATGACGTACCTCCTCTTCCGGGGCATACAGCTTACGACCCGCGGGCCGATTATTGCGCGCCTGGCGAGGACACACCTGCTTGTGCTCGGCGCATTGCTGTTCCTGATTAAGGCCGTTGGCTACCGACTCGACACCTATCAGCTCCTCTACTCCCCTAGCGGAATGGTCTTCGGCGCCAGCTATAGCGACATCAACGCCAGCCTCCCGGCCCTCAATTTTCTGACGATCCTGGCCATTTTTGTCGCCCTCCTCTGCCTGGCCCAAATCTTCCAGCGCGGCTGGCGATTGGTGCTGGTCGGTATCGGCATGTTGGTTCTTGCCAGCCTCATCGGTCTGGGTCTCTATCCGAGTTTTATCCAGCGCTTCCGCGTCGTTCCGAATGAGATCGTGGCCGAAAGCCCCTACATCACCCACAACATTCATTTCACCCGTCAGGCCTATGGACTCGACCGGATCGATGAGCGAGAGTTTCCGGCCGAGGAAACCCTGACCCGCGAAGACCTGCGACGCAACGATCTGACGATCAAAAATATCCGTCTCTGGGACCATCGTCCGTTGCTCACGACGTACGGCCAGCTCCAGGAGATCCGGACCTACTATAAGTTTATGGACGTGGACAACGACCGGTACCAGATCGACGGCGAGTACCGGCAGGTCATGATCTCGGCCAGAGAGATGTCGCAGCAACATCTGCCGGGTCGAAGTTGGATCAATGAACACCTGATCTTTACCCACGGCTACGGGGTCGTCCTCGGACCCGTCAACCGGGTTACTCCGGAGGGGCTACCGGAGTTCCTGATCAAGGACATCCCGCCGGTCTCCACCACGCCGATCAAGGTCACGCGTCCGGAGATCTACTACAGTGAGGTCGCCAACGACTACGTCATCGTTAAGACGCAAGCCCAGGAGTTGGATTACCCCTCAGGCGATAAAAACGTCTATAGCACGTATACCGGCGACGGGGGTGTGCCGCTCACGACGCTCGGACGAAAACTGCTGTTCGCCAGCCGCTTCGGGACGCTCAAGATCCTCCTCTCACAAGACCTGACGATGGACAGCAGGATCATGTATCACCGACAGATCTCCGAGCGAGTCCAGAAGGCGGCGCCCTTTTTAAGCTTCGATCGGGACGCGTATATGGTCATCGCCAAGGACGGCCGCCTGTTCTGGATCATCGACGCCTACACCATCTCGGATATGTATCCGTACTCCGAACCGATCCGCGGCGTGGGCAACTATATTCGCAACTCGGTCAAGGTGGTGGTAGACGCCTACAACGGGAGCCTCAGCTTCTACATCGCCGATCAGACAGATCCTGTGATCAAGGCCTACGACCGGGCATTCCCTGGACTGTTTCAACCGCTCGAGGCGATGCCGGACGACCTGAAGAGCCATCTTCGCTATCCTCAAGGGATGTTCAACATCCAGGCCAGACTCTATAGCACCTACCACATGCAGGACCCTCAGGTCTTTTACAACAAAGAAGATCTCTGGAGTATTCCCGCCGAGATGGAGCCGTACCATTCCATCATGCGGCTTCCGGACGAGACGAAGGAAGAGTTCATCCTCCTCTTGCCGTTCACGCCGAATAAGAAAGACAACATGATTGCCTGGCTCGCGGCCCGCAGCGACCCGCCGAACTACGGGAAGCTGACCGCCTTCAACTTCCCCAAGGCGAAGATGGTCTACGGTCCGCGACAGATCAACGCCCGTATCGACCAGGATTCCTTTATCTCGCAGCAGCTTTCGCTCTGGAGCCAGCGCGGCTCCACCGTGATCCGAGGCAGCATGCTGGCCATTCCGATCGAGCGGTCGCTGCTCTACGTTCAGCCGCTCTACCTGGCGGCTGAGAAGGGGTCGCTGCCGGAGTTGAAGCGGATCATCGTCGCGCATGGGAACTCGATCGCCATGGAAGAAACACTCGACGGCGCCCTGGCCAGAGTCTTTGGCGGGGCGGCGAGGGGCCCTGTCACGGCAAGTCTTCCCTCCGGCGCAGCCGCACTCCCGCAGGTGGACAGCTCACTCAAGGCGCTGGCCGCTCGCGCCTACGACCATTATACGCGGGCACAGGACCTGCTTCGGCAGGGCAACTTCGCCGGCTACGGCGACGAGGTCAAACGCCTGGAGTCGGCGCTGAAGGAACTCCGCACCCGCGCCGGCAAATAG
- a CDS encoding translation elongation factor-like protein: MPEMKVGYINEYFAKVGVAGIEITEGFLVVGDTIHIKGHTTEFTQRVDSIQLEHQTLQRAETGQVIGVKVRERVRLHDQVFKVIE, from the coding sequence ATGCCGGAGATGAAGGTAGGTTACATCAACGAGTATTTCGCCAAGGTGGGAGTAGCCGGAATCGAGATCACCGAAGGCTTTTTAGTGGTGGGCGACACCATCCATATTAAGGGCCACACGACTGAGTTCACCCAGCGGGTGGACTCGATCCAGCTTGAACACCAGACTCTCCAGCGAGCGGAGACGGGCCAGGTGATCGGGGTCAAGGTGCGCGAACGCGTCCGTCTACACGATCAGGTCTTCAAGGTTATAGAGTAG
- a CDS encoding TetR/AcrR family transcriptional regulator, producing MKERLSAEERRRQIVEVAVELFSRKGFRGTRTREIAEAAGISEAMIYRHFATKRELYFAIIEAKSVTEELLASAATAAQKKDDAGVLRAVGLKMIEQTEADPSLMRLLLFSALEGHELSEIFFESRVKRLHEFLSSYIRRRIKEGRFRSIDTLVAARGFIGMIVHYLLIHELFGVKRPRRSSPEQVVELFVSVFLKGIER from the coding sequence ATGAAAGAACGCCTGAGCGCCGAAGAGCGGCGGCGGCAGATTGTCGAGGTGGCGGTGGAGCTGTTCTCGCGGAAGGGATTCAGGGGAACCAGGACGCGCGAGATCGCAGAGGCCGCCGGCATCAGCGAGGCGATGATCTACAGGCATTTCGCGACGAAGCGTGAGCTGTATTTTGCGATCATCGAGGCAAAGTCCGTGACGGAGGAGTTGCTGGCGAGCGCAGCGACCGCCGCGCAAAAGAAAGACGACGCCGGGGTTTTGCGGGCGGTAGGACTGAAGATGATCGAGCAGACCGAAGCCGACCCGAGCCTCATGCGACTTCTGCTATTCAGCGCCCTCGAAGGACACGAATTGTCCGAAATCTTCTTCGAATCTCGAGTCAAGAGGCTGCACGAATTTCTGAGCAGCTACATTCGTAGACGGATCAAAGAGGGGCGGTTCCGGTCGATAGATACGCTGGTCGCCGCGCGCGGGTTCATCGGGATGATCGTGCATTACCTGTTGATCCATGAACTGTTCGGAGTGAAACGTCCTCGCCGTTCTTCCCCAGAGCAGGTCGTAGAGCTGTTCGTCTCCGTCTTTCTGAAAGGGATCGAACGGTGA